The segment GCGAAGGTCGAGCGTCCTGCTCGACAGGCCGTTGGTCGTTCGGCCCCGGGTTGGTGCCCCGGGTTGAAACCCGGGTTGTGCCCCGCGCTGAAGCACGGGGCTAGAGGCCTGCGGCCGGGCGTCCTGAGGGACGCGAAGGTCGAGCGTCCTGCTCGACAGGCCGTTGGTCGTTCGCCGTTGCCGTCCAGCCCCGCAGGGGCGTAAGCCCTTTGCCACCAGCGTGAGCTGGTGGAACCAGGTATCCCCCTTTGATTTTCCAGGAGCCCCCGAAGGGGGTGGCATTGGACTGCCCGGGAACGGCCGGCGCGGTACAAGCTCGCACCCCTGAAACGGCGTAGGGCTGGTGGACGGTCCGCTTACGCGAGACGCGCGATGATCTCGCGGACCCGGGCAGTTGCCTCCCGAACAGCCTGCCCGACCGGCAGAGACAAGCCCGTTCCCGGCAGGTCTTCCGCCGGCTGCACCAGCACAAACCACAGGTCCGGCAGGGGAAATGCCAGGGCACCCACGTCTAGTAGATCGGCGAGGGTCCCCGGCAGGTCCGTTGCGGATGCGGCGGCGTCCTCAAGTTCGGCGGCCTTCAAAACAGTGACCGTGCCGGGCTCCGCGCCAGTAGCCGCCGCGGTGATGATAATCGCCGCATCCAGGCCGCGGAGGTCCGCAAGCAGGCCGATCCCGGCGGACCGTGCTTCGGAAGTCTGGACATGCGGCGGCAGGCCCTCGCCTACCAGCGCGCGTAGGGCCACTAAGCCCACGCCCTGGTCGCGGCGGTATTCATTGCCTACTCCGAAAAGCCCAATTTGCGGTGCACCGTCGGTCAATGTCGTCAACTCCGTCCGTAAGATTTGTGGTCCATACGGTATTCACCGTTTCCGCTCCGTTGGCCTCTGCGCAAAGGACTCCCGTGGAGTTCCGGAGAACCTGAGTGGAACAATATTGTCAGGGGCCATCGCGGCCCGGGATGGTGAACAGGCATGAAATGGATGATTCTCGCGCTCATCGCTGGGTGCGTATTCGCGCAGGAGGGTGAGAAGGTGGGCAAGCGACCTTACGAACTGGACTGGGCAGGGCGGATGGAGGACGACAACCCGCCGCTGGTGGATTTCGAGGACATGACCGGCTGGCGCGTGGAGACGGAGAACGCCGAAGCCACCTTCATCCGCACCCGCGAGGAGCAGATCTGGGGTGACTACGTTGCGAAACTCACGTACCGGGCAACTGGCAATGCCCCGACCGTGCGCATGCTGCCGCCCACGCCGATAGCCATCGCAGAGAGCTTCGATGCGGTGACCATGTGGATCTACGGGAACAACTGGGCGTGGGAGTCCGACACCAGTACCCCAAGGGTGAATGTGTTCGTGGATTTCGAGGACAGTGCCGGGAACCCCATCCGGGTGCACCTCATCACGGTGCGCTGGCGCGAGTGGTTCCTGTGCCACAAGCGCCTGACGCCCGAACAGATTCAGCAGGTGAAGGCCGGGGCGAAGTTCGTAGGCTTCACGGTGACCGGCGGAAGCAACAAGGCGGACCGGTTCATCTACCTGGATAACCTGGCGGTGTTCACCGAGAAGTTCGAGCGCCTGAGCTTCGCGCCGCGTGCGAAGCGGGGAATCGACCTGTTCCCCGGGCAGGATCCGGGTGTGAATACGGGGCCGGGAAAGCTGCCTTTCCCGACCCGCCCCCAGACGATTCTGCCTTCGAACCTGACTGAACAGTTTACGACCAGCGTGCGACGGGACGGCGAGGCCTTTGTGTTCGAGTACGCGGGCGATGACGGCCGGCTCATCTACCGCCTGCAGCCCGAGACCGGGACGTGGAGCGATGTCACCGCGCGGTGGAACGGCGGCGCGGTCATACAGCCCTGCGTTGAAGGCGGCGCGCGCTTGAGCGTCGATGGGAAGGCTGTGCTGCCCGGATCCCGCCAGCACCTGGAAACCCGGCTGGACGGAGATAAGGTGGTGTCCCGCTGGCGCTATACGGAAGGAGATGTCTCGGCGGAGATTGAGTACACCTATCGCCTGTGGAACAAGTCGATGGTGATCGATACTGTTGCGCGCGGGGGGAATGTGGCTGAAGTGCGCTACGGCTACGCGCTGGGCCTGGACAATGCGCGGCTGGTGACCAACCCCTTCTACACCTGCGATGCGGGAAGGCCGGCGGTGGTGGTGTCCGGTACAGTGGATGATCCGCTGTTCGTGACTGGAAACACTGACTGGTATTTGTCCAATGCTTCGACGCCTTTCAGCGAGAACAGCCTGAAGGATGGGAAGGTAGTCTACAACGGAGGAACGCGGTACATCGCGAAGACCAACGGGGAGCGCAATGACTGTTACGAGCGGTTCTTCGTAACCGTTTCGCCGCGTTACGAAGAGATGCTGCCCACGGTGGACAACCCGGTCTCGCCCTGGAAGCATATCACCGGCACCCGGCTCTGGCGCGCCCACGGGGCAGGCAATCGGGACAGCGACAAAGCGTACTGGCGGAGGGTACACCGTTACGGGATGACCGAGGTGGTGGTGACTGACCACGAGACCATGTGGCGCGACGGCGGCGAAAGCTTCACATTCCGCACCAAGGCCGCGCCGGGCAAGGGCGGCGATCAGGGCGCATATGAGTACGCCCGGGTCATGCAGGACGAACTCGGGTTTGTCTACGGGCCTTACAACAACTTCACGGATTTCGCCCCGGTGAACGAGTATTGGAGCACGGACATCGTGGGGCGCACTCCGGACAATCAGCTTCAGCACGCCTGGGCGAGGTGTTACGCACCCAAACCGGCGCGGGCGGTGGAGTACTGCGAACTGCTGTCGCCGATCAATGATGATAAGTACGAGTTCAGCACCGCGTACTGTGACGTGCACACGGCCGTCACTCCCTGGAGCCGCACGGACTACGACTACCGCGTTCCTGGGGCGGGCACCTTCGGCGCGGTCTTCTACAGCTACGGCGAGATCATGTTGCTACAGAAAGCGGCCTGGGACGGCCCCGTCTATTCCGAGGGCAACAACCACTTCCTCTACTGCGGCCTGACCGACGGCAATTATGGACAGGACCAGCGGTATACTCAGACCAACAAGCCTTGGCTGGTGGACTTCGACCTGCGCAAGCTGCACGACCTGTGCTGCAACTTCGGTATGGGTAACCCGGAGATGTTCTATGGGCGCGACGAATCTCCGGGGATCACCAGAGAAGAGCGCGATGCTTGGGTGGACCGGTTCCTTGCGGCAACCGTAGCCTTCGGACACCCGGGGTTCCTCACCTTCGAGGGGGGATATCACAACGCCCTGCGCAGTTATTACATGCTCCAGCAGCTGCACAGCCGCTACTGCCTGGCCAGTGCGGAGGAGATCCGCTATGCGGACGCTGGTGGCAATCTACTGGACACCACCCGCGCCGTGGCGTCGGGCGCTTTCGAGCGTTCGCAGATCGTGACGCGGTACTCGGACGGCACGGTGACGGCGGTCAACGGGAGCCGCACCGAGCGTATGAAGGTGACGGCGTATGGCCGCGATCTAGACCTGCCGCCCGCCGGGTATGTGGGCTGGACGAGTGATGGGCAGATCGAGGTGCGCAGCGAAGACCCACGTGGGCACCGGTGCGACTACGCGGTCACCCCCGCTTACCTGTATGTCGACGGACGGGGGAAGTTCATGCGCTTCGAGAAGGCCGGCGGCAACGGCATCGGCATCTGCCGGGTCCTTGGGGAAGGCAAATACGAGCTGATCCCCTACGAGGGCGCCGAGTGCGGGTTCGCCGTGGATGGGGTGAGAGCCACCGCGCTGGGCTACGAGCGGAATGAGATTGGTCCGGCCGAAGTGCGCAAGTCCCGAGGGCTGACGTACGTCATGCCGGTAGAGGGAGCCTTTAGCTATATCCTCGAAACCGGGGCGGCGGGCGGCGAAGAACTGGTGTGCCGGAGGGACGAGGTGGTGCCCGGCGAGACCGTGACCGTGCAGGGCGTGCAGGCCCACGAGCTGCGAATCCCGGTGGACGCGAAAATCGGTGCCCGCATCTGGCGGGAGTTCGAGGGCAAATGGATTGACTTCACCGTGGTTCCACTGGCTGAGAGTGAACTTGTGCTGGACGGGAACACTCTCAACCTGCGCCTGCGGAGCAATCTGCCGTCGGCGCGGGTGGTGACCGCGACGCTGGGCGAGATTTCCAGGACCGTGGAACTCGCGCCCGGGGAGTGGCAGACGGTTTCGTTCGACCTGGGGGAGCCGGAAGGCGAGAGTGCAGAGATCGTCCAGATTCGCCTGAGTGCGGGCGAGCTTGCCCAGACGATCGAGGCCGGCATGACCGTGGGTCTTGGGACGGTGAAGGTCGCCGACCTCCCTGAACGCTGGCGTGTGGGAATGGCGCTGCGGGGGCAGCCCGAGACCGGGGAGTTCGGCGAGACCCGGGCCAGCGTCAGCTGGGGCACCCGGACGGCAGGGCAGGAGAACCGGGCCGGTCACCTCATGCACCCGCCCTATGTAGGCGGCGTTGGATACGTCTTCGTGGAGTATGAGCCAGTGCAGTTGCCGGTTGCTCCCGCCTCGGCGTTCCGGGCGTATGTCTGCAAGGGTGATGGGAGCGACCCGGGCGACGGGATCCTGTACAAGCTGGCAGTCATCGATGAGGCAGGCGTAGAGACGGTGGCAGCGCAGCAGGTGCACACCCAGCACGCGTGGTTGCCCTTCGAAGCGGACCTCTCCCGTTGGGCCGGGCAGAGGGTGCGCCTGAAGCTCATCGCCGACGTGGGTGATGGCGATGACTCCTCGGGTGACTGGGCCGGATGGGCTGATCCGGTGATCGAGACGCTAAAGCCCCTCCTGACTCGGCGGCTGGAAGCAGACATCGACCTGTATCGGCGCGAGCCCGGTCCGTATCCGGTGTCCGGCCTGACGGTGGAAGACCTGCGGGCAGCCAGGCGCGGGTGGTTGCGGTATGACGGCATGGGCCTTTCGGGCACAGGCGACCAGTACGGGAGCTTCGCGGTGTTGAATGGGGTGGAGCTCGGGAATATGGCACCGGCCGGGGGACAGGAGACCCGGAATATCTGGGCCGAGAACGTGGCGGTACCATTGACTCCCGAGGCCATCGCGACACTGGGGTTCCGCAACAGGTTCGAGCTGCGCAATCCGGGCCGCGATTACTTCAAGGTGCGGCGGTTCTGGATTGAGCTGGAGCTCGCCGACGGCCGAAAGTGTTCCTCGCAAATCTCCACGGCCACCTTCACTCAGCCACCTGGATGGCCGTATGCCGAGGGCATCGGGGTGCCCCACGGTCAGAATATCGCGCAGGACATCTGGTTCGCGCGGTAGGCGTCAACGATCGGCTGCGCACATCTCCAGGAGCGTCTCCTGGACCGCGAGATCGTGTCCCGGCGCGAAATCCGGCTCCTTCCGGCCGCGGATGCAGTCGGCGAATTCGCGCAGGTCCCGGATATGCCTGGGCAGAGGGTTGATTGGTGCGCTCTGCCAGCCCTGTCGATACTGCTCCCAGGGCTGGTCGAGATGCAGCATGACCTCGGGCGGCTCCATGGGCTGGATCACCACCGTCCCCGTGGTGCCGTAGACTTCGAAACTGCGGTTCTGGAGGGCTCCTGACTCCATGGCGCAGGTCTCGATGGTGGCGAAGGCGCGGTCGTATTCCAGGACGGCGAGGGCGTTATCAGTGTATCTGCGAGAGGGGTCATGGTGGCGGCCGAAAAAACCTGTAGCGGTTCCCGGACGGCCCAGGAGCGCCAGGATCAGGTCCAGGTAGTGGCAACCCAGTTCAAACAACATTCCCCCGGGGAGCGTGCCCACCTGGGGCATGTGGTGCTCGTAGCCGGCGCGCTCCCACGAAATGCGGCCACGAATGGACACGATGTCGCCCAGCGCCCCGGCGTCATGAAGGCGGCGGATCAATTCGAAGCCCGCGTTGTAGCGCATGATGTAGCCCATCTGGATGCGCAAGTGGCGCTCGGAGGCCATGCGGTGCAGTTCCACGAAGGGTTCCAGCGCCAGCCCGGCGGGCTTTTCCAGCAGCACGTGCTTGCGGTGCTCGACGGCCGCAAGAGCGAGATTCAGGTTCTCCGGCACCTGCCCGTCCACGATGACGCCGTCTATACGGTCGGCGCTCAGAGCCTCTTCGAGGGAATTGTAGATTACCAGGTTCCGGTGGTAGTCGGCCCATTCGGTGCAACGTCGGCGGGCAAGCTGGCTGTCGGCGTCCCAGACGCCAACGAGTTCGACCTCGTCAACCATCGCCGCGGCTCGTGCGTTGCCGTGGGAATGTGCATGCGACAGGCCCAGCATGATCAGACGTACCGGCATCGAGCAGGTCCCCTTCCGTTTGCCCGACAGGAGGCGGCTACGCTTGCAAGTATGCGCTCTTGGAAGGCGCAATTCCTCCCTCGGCGTCATGACTTGTGGTCAAACTTTCTACCACCTGCGGCGGCGGCAGGCTATAATGACGGGCGCAGACACGCCGGCCCATGGGTAGCCTTCGGGCGAGCTGACCCGCTATCCGTGAGCCCTCCTGCACTTGCTTCGTATCAGTCGCAGAGCGCTGCCGTCACCGGCGCCAACCCGGAGGTCCTCTGCCAATGGATATGTCCCGAGTGTCAACTTGCAGTTACCCACTGCGGGAACGCAGCCTGGATGACGCTATCCGTATTCTCACCGATTGCGGGTTTACAAACATCGATCTGTGGGGCCGGTCTCCCCATTTCTCCATCAACCCGCAGGAAGTGAAGCCCAAAGACATCGAGGCCACGGCGGCAAAGTATGGGGCGAAGATCGCGAATCTGGGCACCTATCCCGGACGGGATTTCGCCAACGCCGACCGACAGGCCCGGCACACCGAGATGATGGGCATGACCCGAACCATCGACCTCGCTGCGCGTTTCGGCGCCCGGTCGATCCGCGTCCTGCCCGGTGAGAGCGATGCGCGGGACCTGGTGAAGCATCTGGTCAGGCCGTTCCGGCAGTCAGCGGTGTACGCGGCGTCCAAGGGCATCTTTCTGGGGATGGAAAACCACGCGGGCAGCATCGCGGGGGACCCCGATCTGTGCAGGCGGCTGTGCGTGGATGTGGACAGCCGCTTCTTCGGCGTCCTGTATGAGCCCTGCAATCTGCTGCACGGCAGAGTGGATTACCGCGAGGCCTTCGAAACGTTCAAGGACCACATCGTCCATGTGCATATCAAGGATGGTCGATGGGTCGGCGACAAGTTCGAGCGCTGCCACCTGGGCGACGGCGATGTGGATGTGGCCTGGATTGTGGAAGCGATGGAGGGCATCGGCTACACCGGCTATTACGCGCTGGAGTACGAACTGACGGATATCGAGCCCATCGAGACGGGCTTGCCGAAGTGGCGGGAGTATTTCCTCAAGGCTACCGCACACATCGGTTGAGTTGTTTCGCACTGCACGAACACACGTCGGCCGGACAAGAGGAGGAGTTCCCATGCGAACCATGGTGCTGGTGGTGGCTGCCGTGACTTGTGCGTCTGGGTTCCCCGCGACCGTATTGACTATTGACGATTTCGAATATGCCGACGTTGCTGCGGCAAGGGCAGCGTGGGTACAGGCGGAACGATCAGAGCCTGTTGAGCTGATGGCCCGCGACACCGAAGATGGCGGCAGGACGGCGCTGAAGATGCCCTGTAACTTCACCCTGCCGCAGTACGCCGAAAGCAGCAACAACCCGCGGGCGGTGTACGACCGCAAGGTCAATCTTGACCTCACCAACTACGGCTCTATCGTGTTCGACTTCTACTGCGAAGACCCGGCACCGATCCGCAACTGCACCCTCTACTTCCACTCGGCCGCAGGCTGGTACGGCCGGGGGTTCACTCCGGCGAAGGGCTGGAGTCGGGTGGTGCTCGGGAAAGCCGAATTCAGCACCGAAGACGAGCCGGGTGGCTGGGCAAGTGTGGACACCATTCGCATCTGCGCCTGGCAGGGGAAAGCCGCAGATACGTTCTGCGCCATCGACAATCTCCATGCGCGGACCGAAGACATCGCGCTTGTGGGAGGCGGTGCGCGAGGCCCCGAGGGAGGGACGGCGCAGCAGTGTGTGGAGGACTGGGGTGCCTGGCTGTCGACAATGGGGGTTCCGTACGGGTCATACACGGAGGAGGATGTGGCTGCGGGAGTGCTGAGCACCCAGAAACTGGCGGTGTTCCCATACAACCCGGGGATGAGCGACGAGACAGTCGAAGCGGTCGAGAAGTACGTGGCGGCGGGTGGGAAAGTGGTCATGGTCTACAGCATCCACCAGCAGTTTGCGGCGCTACTGGGAGTTGGGCCGTTGACCTAC is part of the Armatimonadota bacterium genome and harbors:
- a CDS encoding hydrogenase maturation protease, which produces MTDGAPQIGLFGVGNEYRRDQGVGLVALRALVGEGLPPHVQTSEARSAGIGLLADLRGLDAAIIITAAATGAEPGTVTVLKAAELEDAAASATDLPGTLADLLDVGALAFPLPDLWFVLVQPAEDLPGTGLSLPVGQAVREATARVREIIARLA
- a CDS encoding Gfo/Idh/MocA family oxidoreductase; protein product: MPVRLIMLGLSHAHSHGNARAAAMVDEVELVGVWDADSQLARRRCTEWADYHRNLVIYNSLEEALSADRIDGVIVDGQVPENLNLALAAVEHRKHVLLEKPAGLALEPFVELHRMASERHLRIQMGYIMRYNAGFELIRRLHDAGALGDIVSIRGRISWERAGYEHHMPQVGTLPGGMLFELGCHYLDLILALLGRPGTATGFFGRHHDPSRRYTDNALAVLEYDRAFATIETCAMESGALQNRSFEVYGTTGTVVIQPMEPPEVMLHLDQPWEQYRQGWQSAPINPLPRHIRDLREFADCIRGRKEPDFAPGHDLAVQETLLEMCAADR
- a CDS encoding sugar phosphate isomerase/epimerase, whose amino-acid sequence is MDMSRVSTCSYPLRERSLDDAIRILTDCGFTNIDLWGRSPHFSINPQEVKPKDIEATAAKYGAKIANLGTYPGRDFANADRQARHTEMMGMTRTIDLAARFGARSIRVLPGESDARDLVKHLVRPFRQSAVYAASKGIFLGMENHAGSIAGDPDLCRRLCVDVDSRFFGVLYEPCNLLHGRVDYREAFETFKDHIVHVHIKDGRWVGDKFERCHLGDGDVDVAWIVEAMEGIGYTGYYALEYELTDIEPIETGLPKWREYFLKATAHIG